In Candidatus Roseilinea sp., one DNA window encodes the following:
- a CDS encoding 2-keto-3-deoxygluconate kinase gives MPEQFDFITLGETMVRLSPPGFQRIAQTQSFDFQIGGAESNVAINLAWLGFKTAWLSRMPDNALGRKVVSVIASYGVDTSGVRFVPGERVGVYFIELATPPRPNRVIYDRAGSAASRMTIADVDVERIAQARWLHMTGITPALSASCLAMTADVLRFAREHGLTVSFDVNYRALLWPAQEAGRALSPLMPLCHYVFVAHRDAVALFGAPEEPHQAAEVLQQRFGCDVLVMTLGEAGAIARTQSQQIEAPQTFKASQIVDRIGAGDAFDAGFMAAQGWGLPLEASLHYGNAMSALKLTIPGDLALFSRDEVEQLVGGATRASVR, from the coding sequence ATGCCGGAACAATTCGACTTCATCACGCTCGGCGAGACGATGGTGCGGCTATCGCCGCCGGGTTTTCAGCGCATCGCGCAAACGCAATCGTTCGACTTTCAGATCGGCGGCGCGGAATCTAACGTGGCTATCAACTTGGCCTGGCTGGGCTTCAAGACCGCCTGGCTCTCGCGCATGCCGGACAACGCACTCGGTCGCAAGGTGGTCTCGGTGATTGCTTCGTACGGCGTGGATACCTCGGGTGTGCGCTTCGTCCCCGGCGAGCGCGTCGGGGTGTACTTCATTGAGTTGGCTACACCGCCGCGACCCAACCGTGTGATCTACGACCGCGCCGGCTCGGCGGCCAGCCGCATGACCATTGCCGATGTAGACGTGGAGCGCATCGCGCAGGCGCGCTGGCTGCACATGACGGGCATCACGCCGGCGCTGAGTGCATCTTGTCTGGCGATGACGGCGGATGTCTTGCGCTTCGCGCGGGAGCATGGCCTCACCGTCTCATTCGATGTGAACTATCGCGCGCTGCTCTGGCCGGCACAGGAGGCCGGGCGTGCGCTATCTCCGCTGATGCCGCTGTGTCACTACGTCTTCGTGGCACACCGCGACGCCGTAGCCCTGTTCGGCGCGCCGGAGGAGCCCCATCAGGCGGCCGAGGTGCTGCAGCAGCGCTTTGGCTGTGACGTGCTGGTGATGACGCTGGGCGAGGCCGGTGCAATTGCCCGGACACAGTCGCAGCAGATCGAAGCCCCGCAGACTTTCAAAGCGTCGCAGATCGTGGATCGCATCGGCGCGGGCGATGCGTTCGACGCCGGCTTCATGGCAGCGCAGGGCTGGGGTCTGCCGTTGGAGGCATCGCTGCACTATGGTAACGCGATGAGCGCGCTCAAGCTCACCATTCCAGGTGACCTGGCGCTATTCAGCAGGGACGAAGTAGAACAGCTTGTTGGTGGAGCCACGCGCGCCAGCGTGCGCTGA
- a CDS encoding haloacid dehalogenase: protein MNASSPAITAVFFDLGGVLVRTTDLEPRRRWERRFGMRDWELQDLFFNSPIGQAAQVGQVTTADVWAHVAATLGLDADELRRLQADFWRGDTFDESLLALIRSLHTRYKTGVISNAMSDARRRFADKLDGELFDILVFSGEEGVKKPDPEIFRRALMRLGVRSEESIFVDDVPENVAAAQALGMHGIHFTSGADLHRALVRLTGFTGLAGIDGVDR from the coding sequence ATGAACGCTTCATCACCGGCGATCACTGCCGTCTTCTTCGACTTGGGTGGCGTGCTCGTGCGCACGACCGATCTCGAGCCGCGCCGCAGGTGGGAGCGCCGCTTCGGCATGCGCGACTGGGAGTTGCAAGACCTCTTCTTCAACAGCCCGATCGGACAAGCTGCCCAGGTCGGCCAGGTGACGACGGCCGACGTCTGGGCGCACGTCGCCGCGACGCTCGGCCTCGATGCCGATGAGCTGCGCCGGCTTCAAGCAGACTTCTGGCGCGGCGATACGTTCGATGAGTCGCTGCTGGCACTGATCCGGTCGTTGCATACGCGTTACAAGACCGGCGTGATCAGCAACGCTATGTCCGACGCGCGCAGGAGGTTTGCAGACAAGCTCGACGGCGAACTGTTCGACATCCTCGTGTTCAGCGGCGAGGAGGGTGTGAAGAAACCCGACCCGGAGATCTTCCGGCGCGCGCTGATGCGGCTGGGCGTGCGCTCCGAAGAAAGCATCTTCGTAGACGACGTGCCGGAGAACGTGGCCGCGGCCCAGGCGCTGGGCATGCACGGCATCCACTTCACCTCCGGCGCCGACCTGCACCGCGCGTTGGTGCGCTTGACAGGATTCACAGGATTAGCAGGAATTGACGGGGTAGACCGATGA
- a CDS encoding DUF368 domain-containing protein yields MQEPNTATRSFSMLRLFVTGIVMGIADLIPGVSGGTMAFIMGIYEHLLSAIKAFNFQVLRLLGQGRWRAALSAIPWGFLIPLVAGIGVAVLGMARVMRYLLEYQTVYLFAFFFGLIVASIIAVGTTVRWTRGAVAALAGGTIAAYIIVGLVPLKMPHDPITLFLSGALAIMAMILPGISGSFILLILGQYAYVLDAVADLNLLAVVPVALGAVIGLAGFVRVLSWLLRNYHNIAVAALMGFMVGSLRKIWPWKEVVETALDRHGKPIPIREQNILPDFAAPEFWVALGIAIVGFFLLSVIDHMQTGANPVMCRLGWQRQPRQGQDVRVTS; encoded by the coding sequence ATGCAAGAACCAAACACCGCAACTCGTTCATTCTCGATGCTCCGCCTCTTCGTCACCGGGATCGTGATGGGTATTGCCGACCTGATCCCCGGCGTATCAGGAGGCACGATGGCCTTCATCATGGGCATCTACGAACATCTGCTGTCGGCGATCAAGGCGTTCAACTTCCAGGTGCTCCGGCTTCTCGGACAAGGGCGCTGGCGCGCAGCGCTAAGCGCGATCCCTTGGGGCTTCCTCATTCCCTTGGTCGCCGGCATCGGCGTAGCGGTGCTCGGGATGGCGCGGGTGATGCGCTACCTGCTGGAATACCAGACGGTATATCTCTTCGCCTTCTTCTTCGGCCTCATCGTCGCCTCGATCATTGCGGTGGGCACCACGGTGCGATGGACGCGTGGGGCAGTAGCGGCGCTGGCCGGCGGCACGATCGCGGCCTACATCATCGTCGGGCTGGTGCCGCTGAAGATGCCCCACGACCCGATCACGCTCTTCCTCAGTGGCGCGCTGGCGATCATGGCCATGATTCTGCCCGGCATCTCGGGATCGTTCATCTTGCTCATCTTGGGTCAGTACGCCTACGTGCTCGACGCCGTGGCAGACCTAAATCTGCTGGCAGTCGTTCCGGTTGCACTCGGTGCCGTGATCGGCCTGGCAGGCTTCGTCCGGGTGTTGAGTTGGCTGCTTCGGAACTATCACAACATCGCCGTGGCGGCGCTCATGGGGTTCATGGTCGGCTCGCTACGCAAGATCTGGCCCTGGAAGGAAGTGGTCGAGACGGCGCTGGATCGCCACGGCAAGCCCATACCCATTCGCGAGCAGAACATCCTGCCCGACTTCGCAGCGCCGGAATTCTGGGTCGCGCTGGGCATCGCTATCGTCGGGTTCTTCCTATTGAGCGTCATTGATCATATGCAGACCGGCGCAAATCCGGTAATGTGCCGGCTTGGGTGGCAAAGGCAGCCACGACAGGGACAGGATGTGCGGGTGACGAGTTAA